The following coding sequences lie in one Crassostrea angulata isolate pt1a10 chromosome 10, ASM2561291v2, whole genome shotgun sequence genomic window:
- the LOC128166329 gene encoding FMRFamide receptor-like: MPALGNYLSFNNMTFLTGNNTVNSTDWTPIIIDPSVLDKILFRIKLWQISHGYILFPLCLFGIIGNVLSLATLTRKAVRSTTISIYLRCLAMADFFVLLTAIFRYRSYKLFFDDEGEKWSIYYFDPYVQVYVEPIHWMALGVSSFTTLALSMERYLAVRYPIRIKRTCTLQVVRAVIIGIMTTVLIISIPNFFAYRVGMFLRDNKSYVAVAMLTEMGKKTLYHCVYHSYLIPFLWYILPWIMLAVFSTLLSKNVRKSSKIRVDIPATPNPNRNLTLLIIMIVVLFLICNFPNCIIVFYNLVHHTMDNDVCTHETQGLLSKTTKLYDVLEVIGEILNVFNSCINFIVYCVVGTKFRRELKRLILCEKCKKKRNNRIVPSYSYHNRPRDTTTEVISSIAR; this comes from the coding sequence ATGCCTGCTTTGGGGAACTATCTGTCATTTAATAACATGACTTTCCTAACTGGAAATAATACCGTTAATTCCACAGACTGGACTCCTATTATCATTGATCCATCAGTTTTGGACAAAATTCTTTTTCGGATCAAACTCTGGCAGATTTCGCATGGATATATACTCTTTCCACTTTGTCTGTTTGGAATCATTGGAAATGTTCTATCCCTGGCCACTCTGACCAGAAAAGCAGTGAGGTCCACCACCATCTCCATCTACCTCCGCTGCTTAGCGATGGCTGACTTTTTTGTCCTACTAACGGCTATTTTCCGTTACAGAAGCTACAAACTTTTCTTCGATGATGAGGGAGAAAAGTGGTCCATATATTACTTTGACCCTTATGTACAGGTTTATGTGGAGCCTATTCACTGGATGGCACTAGGAGTGTCCAGCTTCACCACACTGGCTCTGTCTATGGAGAGATACCTGGCCGTCAGGTATCCAATCAGAATTAAGCGCACCTGTACTCTTCAGGTAGTCAGAGCAGTCATAATAGGCATAATGACCACAGTCCTCATCATAAGCATTCCCAACTTCTTTGCCTACAGAGTGGGGATGTTTTTAAGAGACAATAAATCCTATGTGGCAGTAGCCATGCTGACAGAGATGGGCAAGAAGACCCTGTACCACTGTGTGTACCACAGCTATCTCATTCCGTTCCTATGGTACATTTTACCGTGGATCATGCTTGCTGTGTTTAGCACTCTGCTCTCCAAGAATGTCCGCAAATCCAGTAAAATCCGTGTCGACATTCCAGCCACACCCAACCCCAACAGGAACCTGACACTCCTCATCATTATGATTGTGGTGTTATTTCTGATCTGCAACTTCCCAAACTGCATCATCGTTTTCTATAACCTGGTCCATCACACAATGGACAACGATGTCTGTACACACGAGACCCAGGGACTTCTCTCGAAAACCACAAAACTGTATGATGTGTTGGAAGTAATTGGCGAGATCCTGAACGTATTTAACAGCTGCATAAACTTCATTGTCTACTGTGTTGTTGGAACTAAGTTTCGCAGGGAGTTAAAGAGACTTATTCTGTGTGAAAAGTGTAAAAAGAAGCGCAATAATCGCATCGTGCCTAGCTACTCCTATCATAACCGTCCAAGGGACACAACTACAGAAGTCATCTCCAGCATTGCTAGATAG